A section of the Piliocolobus tephrosceles isolate RC106 chromosome 14, ASM277652v3, whole genome shotgun sequence genome encodes:
- the INIP gene encoding SOSS complex subunit C isoform X3, with translation MAANSSGQGFQNKNRVAILAELDKEKRKLLMQNQSSTNHPGASIALSRPSLNKDFRDHAEQQHIAAQQKAALQHAHAHSSGYFITQDSAFGNLILPVLPRLDPE, from the exons gttttcaaaacaaaaatagagttgCAATCTTGGCAGAACtggacaaagagaaaagaaaactacttaTGCAGAACCAGTCTTCAACAAATCATCCTGGAGCTAG CATTGCACTCTCGAGACCCTCTCTTAATAAGGACTTCCGGGATCACGCTGAGCAGCAGCATATCGCAGCCCAACAGAAGGCAGCTTTGCAG CATGCTCATGCACATTCATCTGGGTACTTCATCACTCAAGACTCTGCATTTGGGAACCTTATTCTTCCTGTTTTACCTCGCCTTGAcccagaatga
- the INIP gene encoding SOSS complex subunit C isoform X4 — protein MAANSSGQGFQNKNRVAILAELDKEKRKLLMQNQSSTNHPGASMLMHIHLGTSSLKTLHLGTLFFLFYLALTQNEENICDGKVTL, from the exons gttttcaaaacaaaaatagagttgCAATCTTGGCAGAACtggacaaagagaaaagaaaactacttaTGCAGAACCAGTCTTCAACAAATCATCCTGGAGCTAG CATGCTCATGCACATTCATCTGGGTACTTCATCACTCAAGACTCTGCATTTGGGAACCTTATTCTTCCTGTTTTACCTCGCCTTGAcccagaatgaagaaaatatttgcgatGGAAAAGTGACTTTGTAA
- the INIP gene encoding SOSS complex subunit C isoform X2, which translates to MAANSSGQGFQNKNRVAILAELDKEKRKLLMQNQSSTNHPGARIAVICEPCPAHTSSVQYRAMHLVAALESALHSRDPLLIRTSGITLSSSISQPNRRQLCSMLMHIHLGTSSLKTLHLGTLFFLFYLALTQNEENICDGKVTL; encoded by the exons gttttcaaaacaaaaatagagttgCAATCTTGGCAGAACtggacaaagagaaaagaaaactacttaTGCAGAACCAGTCTTCAACAAATCATCCTGGAGCTAG GATTGCTGTTATCTGTGAGCCTTGTCCTGCACATACCTCTAGTGTTCAGTACAGAGCTATGCATCTAGTAGCTGCTCTAGAATCTG CATTGCACTCTCGAGACCCTCTCTTAATAAGGACTTCCGGGATCACGCTGAGCAGCAGCATATCGCAGCCCAACAGAAGGCAGCTTTGCAG CATGCTCATGCACATTCATCTGGGTACTTCATCACTCAAGACTCTGCATTTGGGAACCTTATTCTTCCTGTTTTACCTCGCCTTGAcccagaatgaagaaaatatttgcgatGGAAAAGTGACTTTGTAA
- the INIP gene encoding SOSS complex subunit C isoform X1: MAANSSGQGFQNKNRVAILAELDKEKRKLLMQNQSSTNHPGASRIAVICEPCPAHTSSVQYRAMHLVAALESALHSRDPLLIRTSGITLSSSISQPNRRQLCSMLMHIHLGTSSLKTLHLGTLFFLFYLALTQNEENICDGKVTL; the protein is encoded by the exons gttttcaaaacaaaaatagagttgCAATCTTGGCAGAACtggacaaagagaaaagaaaactacttaTGCAGAACCAGTCTTCAACAAATCATCCTGGAGCTAG CAGGATTGCTGTTATCTGTGAGCCTTGTCCTGCACATACCTCTAGTGTTCAGTACAGAGCTATGCATCTAGTAGCTGCTCTAGAATCTG CATTGCACTCTCGAGACCCTCTCTTAATAAGGACTTCCGGGATCACGCTGAGCAGCAGCATATCGCAGCCCAACAGAAGGCAGCTTTGCAG CATGCTCATGCACATTCATCTGGGTACTTCATCACTCAAGACTCTGCATTTGGGAACCTTATTCTTCCTGTTTTACCTCGCCTTGAcccagaatgaagaaaatatttgcgatGGAAAAGTGACTTTGTAA
- the INIP gene encoding SOSS complex subunit C isoform X5: MAANSSGQALHSRDPLLIRTSGITLSSSISQPNRRQLCSMLMHIHLGTSSLKTLHLGTLFFLFYLALTQNEENICDGKVTL; encoded by the exons CATTGCACTCTCGAGACCCTCTCTTAATAAGGACTTCCGGGATCACGCTGAGCAGCAGCATATCGCAGCCCAACAGAAGGCAGCTTTGCAG CATGCTCATGCACATTCATCTGGGTACTTCATCACTCAAGACTCTGCATTTGGGAACCTTATTCTTCCTGTTTTACCTCGCCTTGAcccagaatgaagaaaatatttgcgatGGAAAAGTGACTTTGTAA